A window of Caretta caretta isolate rCarCar2 chromosome 11, rCarCar1.hap1, whole genome shotgun sequence contains these coding sequences:
- the LOC142068451 gene encoding myb/SANT-like DNA-binding domain-containing protein 7, producing the protein MQSSSAQVTMMESQNRKRAPAWTEREVRDLIAVWGEESVLSELRSSFRNAKTFVKISQGMKDRGHNRDPKQCRVKLKELRQAYQKTREANSRSGSEPQTCCFYDELHAILGGSATTTPAVLFDSFNGDGGNTEAGFGDEEDDDEEEVVDSSQQGSGETGFPDSQELFLTLDLEPVPPEPTQGCLLDPAGGEGTSAACVSMITGSSPSQRLVKLRKKKKTHSR; encoded by the exons atgcagagctcatcagcacaggtgaccatgatggagtcccagaatcgcaaaagagctccagcatggaccgaacgggaggtacgggatctgatcgctgtttggggagaggaatctgtgctatcagaactccgttccagttttcgaaatgccaaaacctttgtgaaaatctcccagggcatgaaggacagaggccataacagggacccgaagcagtgccgcgtgaaactgaaggagctgaggcaagcctaccagaaaaccagagaggcgaacagccgctctgggtcagagccccaaacatgctgcttctatgatgagctgcatgccattttagggggttcagccaccactaccccagccgtgttgtttgactccttcaatggagatggaggcaatacggaagcaggttttggggacgaagaagatgatgatgaggaggaggttgtagatagctcacagcaaggaagcggagaaaccggttttcccgacagccaggaactgtttctcaccctagacctggagccagtaccccctgaacccacccaaggctgcctcctggacccagcaggcggagaagggacctctg ctgcatgtgtttcaatgatcacaggatcttctccttcccagaggctagtgaagcttagaaagaaaaaaaaaacgcactcacgatga